Proteins encoded together in one Streptomyces sp. NA04227 window:
- the ehuB gene encoding ectoine/hydroxyectoine ABC transporter substrate-binding protein EhuB produces the protein MAPTSERQHREPGGIRRRSLFAGAAALGMVAAVGAAGCTRVPDEGTVEGGDLLERLRDSGTVKIGIAGEVPYGYIDEDGDATGEAPAIARVIFKRLGIPNIKAVPTQFGALIPGLKAQQFDVVSAGMYITPVRCEQVLFSDPDYLMLDAFIVRKGNPHGIKSYEDIAKKGLKLASGTAYAEIAYAEAAGVKSVLELPDQVAGRDAVAQGRVDAFAGTNVTVKDVVKGNGRVEATEAFQPVVDGKPAYGAGGFAFRLTEKNFRDAFNRELHKLKKSGELLRIVKPFGFTQEEMTDLTVPDLCPPGKGAAQ, from the coding sequence ATGGCTCCGACTTCGGAAAGACAACATCGAGAACCGGGCGGTATACGCCGGCGGTCGCTGTTCGCGGGGGCAGCAGCGCTCGGCATGGTGGCCGCCGTGGGCGCGGCGGGCTGTACCCGCGTCCCGGACGAAGGGACGGTGGAGGGCGGCGACCTGCTCGAACGCCTCCGCGACTCCGGGACCGTGAAGATCGGAATCGCCGGTGAAGTGCCCTACGGCTACATCGACGAGGACGGCGACGCGACGGGCGAGGCCCCGGCGATCGCGAGGGTGATCTTCAAGCGCCTCGGGATACCCAACATCAAGGCGGTGCCGACCCAGTTCGGCGCGCTCATACCCGGCCTGAAGGCACAGCAGTTCGACGTCGTCTCCGCGGGTATGTACATCACCCCGGTCCGCTGCGAGCAGGTGCTCTTCTCGGACCCCGACTACCTCATGCTCGACGCCTTCATCGTCCGCAAGGGCAACCCGCACGGCATCAAGTCCTACGAGGACATCGCCAAGAAGGGCCTGAAACTGGCGAGCGGCACGGCCTACGCCGAGATCGCCTACGCCGAGGCCGCGGGCGTCAAGAGCGTCCTCGAACTGCCCGACCAGGTGGCCGGGCGCGACGCCGTCGCCCAGGGACGGGTGGACGCGTTCGCCGGTACCAACGTCACCGTCAAGGACGTGGTCAAGGGCAACGGCCGGGTCGAGGCCACCGAGGCCTTCCAGCCCGTGGTCGACGGCAAACCGGCCTACGGCGCTGGCGGCTTCGCCTTCCGGCTCACCGAGAAGAACTTCCGCGACGCCTTCAACCGGGAGCTGCACAAGCTCAAGAAGAGCGGCGAACTCCTGCGGATCGTCAAGCCGTTCGGCTTCACCCAGGAAGAGATGACCGATCTGACGGTCCCGGACCTGTGTCCGCCGGGCAAGGGAGCCGCCCAATGA
- the ehuC gene encoding ectoine/hydroxyectoine ABC transporter permease subunit EhuC — protein sequence MMSSEFFWEWFLPGIWITIQVTLYSAALAGVVAFAIGTLRTSRLWIVRFLSGAYFEIFRGTSALVLMFWMAFALPIMLRIQFVPMAAGVLALGLTYGAYGSEIVRGALAAVPPAQREAGIALNFSRSQRLWKIELPQAWPEMVPPFNNLLIELLKGTALVSTITVADMTFAGGLLRLAKGDSAPIYTLLLVLYFILAFLLTRGMRVVERHAKRRVGQVPEKTGFFSGLREKSATDALTGSTGGVK from the coding sequence ATGATGTCCTCGGAGTTCTTCTGGGAGTGGTTCCTGCCGGGCATCTGGATCACCATCCAGGTCACCCTCTACAGCGCGGCGCTCGCCGGAGTCGTCGCCTTCGCCATCGGCACCCTGCGCACCTCCCGGCTGTGGATCGTGCGCTTCCTGTCCGGTGCGTACTTCGAGATCTTCCGCGGCACCTCGGCCCTGGTGCTGATGTTCTGGATGGCCTTCGCACTGCCGATCATGCTGCGCATCCAGTTCGTACCGATGGCGGCCGGTGTCCTCGCGCTCGGACTGACCTACGGGGCGTACGGCTCCGAGATCGTCCGCGGCGCGCTCGCCGCCGTACCGCCCGCCCAGCGCGAGGCGGGCATCGCGCTGAACTTCTCGCGCTCCCAGCGGCTGTGGAAGATCGAACTCCCGCAGGCCTGGCCCGAGATGGTGCCGCCGTTCAACAACCTGCTGATCGAGCTGCTGAAGGGCACCGCCCTGGTGTCCACCATCACGGTCGCCGACATGACCTTCGCGGGCGGTCTGCTGCGCCTGGCCAAGGGCGACAGCGCGCCGATCTACACGCTGCTCCTGGTGCTGTACTTCATCCTCGCCTTCCTGCTCACGCGCGGTATGCGGGTCGTGGAGCGGCACGCGAAGAGGCGGGTCGGCCAGGTCCCCGAGAAGACCGGTTTCTTCAGCGGACTGCGTGAGAAGTCGGCGACCGACGCCCTCACCGGCAGCACGGGGGGTGTCAAGTGA
- the ehuD gene encoding ectoine/hydroxyectoine ABC transporter permease subunit EhuD: MSWNWDNVDAFMPLFWDGVIVTLKALFFGTLIAFALGLVWAIAKRSDQKWISWPVSAVTEFIRNTPLLVQLFFLFYVVPEWGPSMSPLTTGIVGLGLHYSTYTAEVYRAGIDGVPIGQWEAATALSLSKRRTWTAVILPQAIRRVIPALGNYVVAMLKDSPMIATIGALDILGEAQSYSQETFTTEALTVVGVAFIVIAYPASLLLRALERRLVR, translated from the coding sequence GTGAGCTGGAACTGGGACAACGTCGATGCCTTCATGCCGCTCTTCTGGGACGGCGTCATCGTCACCCTCAAGGCGCTGTTCTTCGGCACCCTGATCGCCTTCGCCCTCGGTCTGGTCTGGGCGATCGCGAAGCGCTCGGACCAGAAGTGGATCAGCTGGCCGGTCTCGGCCGTCACGGAGTTCATCCGCAACACCCCGCTGCTCGTCCAGCTGTTCTTCCTGTTCTACGTGGTGCCCGAGTGGGGCCCCTCGATGTCGCCGCTCACCACCGGCATCGTGGGCCTCGGCCTGCACTACTCGACGTACACCGCGGAGGTCTACCGGGCGGGCATCGACGGTGTGCCGATCGGCCAGTGGGAGGCCGCGACCGCGCTGAGCCTGTCGAAGCGCCGCACCTGGACCGCGGTCATCCTGCCGCAGGCCATCCGACGGGTGATCCCCGCGCTCGGCAACTACGTCGTGGCGATGCTGAAGGACTCCCCGATGATCGCGACCATCGGCGCGCTGGACATTCTGGGCGAGGCCCAGAGCTACAGCCAGGAGACCTTCACCACGGAGGCCCTCACGGTCGTCGGTGTGGCCTTCATCGTCATCGCCTACCCCGCTTCTCTTCTTCTGCGAGCCCTGGAGCGTCGTCTTGTCCGCTGA